TCGAGAATGTTACGTTTTGAAACCCTCTCATCCCAAATCCCTTTTCCATTAAACCATGTCATCTTCATATGTTGCAAACTCCGAAGTGTCCCAAATCCCCCAAATCCCTGAATGTGGTTGCAATAAACCAATGAAGTTGTTTATATCCAACTCAAGAAATAACCCTAAAAGGAGATATTGGAAATGTGCAAATGTGGAGGTGAGTTTGATTGGAAAATATGCTATACGATTTCGTCTTTTATAATCTGTATTATAAAATGGACTTGGTTAATTTATTAGTGAATATGGTTAATTATGATGTTTTTTAGGCAAGGCGATGTTGTAGTTTGTTCATTTGGGATGATGAACTTGATGGTCGACCTCCATATGATCGGaaaataaccatggatgcaagaaATGTAATTCTGGATTCGCACGACGACGCAACAACACACAGTGGGTCAATATGTTGCAGCTGCTCAGAGCTTTTGAAGGATTTGCATTGCTTTGTTAAAGAACTTCGAGACAGGAGAGGAGAGCAGATGGAGATGAAACTGCAAAATGAAGGGAAAATGTCCAAGATTTTTaagactttgttttttttttcttggatTATTATTGTCATTGCATATTTTAAAATGTCTGATTAATTTATCTAATGTAATTTCTGGAACAATAACCTAATCTATGGtttttaatttctaggtttatgtTTAAGTTACCAATGATCtaacttatttattatttttttaagaaaagaaaactgATAATGGAAAATGAATACCTGTGTTTGTTTTTAATAAGAAAATGATAATCTTGATTAATTTTAAGTATTTAATATATTGAAAAAACATATCACGCCTATGACAAAGGATTCGATATATCATTACTTGGTAAACGTAACATTGCAACTTTTCATCTGACCGAAGATTTGGTATATCATTAGTTGGTAAAGGTAACATTGCATGCTTACTGTTCGGTTTTTAATCTCTCTTTCTTTTGCATTCTCTCTCACCGTTTAGCTGTCGTTCTTTGCGTAACATCCACTCCAACAACAACACTCGATTTCAGACAACATCATGTCTTCTTCAGATAGGTTAGTATCTGTTCTCTTCATTTTTAATTCATCTCTGCTTTTCTGATATCCAAATCGACAGGGTTTTTGAATACCGCGCAAATTTGCTGATTTAAATATCATAGATTTTACATACTTTAGGGTTTTTGATATAATCTTCAGGATTTTATAAACAATGTGTGTTGCATGTTATAATGTTGCAGAGCTGATAAACTCAatcttcaacattttgatgaaaaGAAACTTCAACAGATGTACCTATGTCATAAGTTGTATTTGAAAAAACGATTGCTCCAGAAAAAAAAGATCAGGAAATTTTATAGCTACGAAGAATTTTGTAAACAGTTGGTAGAAGTGTGTAATCTTCGAGCAAAATACGGACTTGATCCACCAAAGGAACCTGCCAAGGAGCTCATTCAAAGTGCTCCAGTCAATACTGGTGTTGATGCAAGAAAAAGTTACCATGCATCTGTTTACAGAGCCTCTCTCCAAAATGATGCATCCAGGAGGTAACTCTGAAGTGTGTTTTATGAATATGAACATGTATTTTACCATAAAAACCTGTATGATTAGAGAGCAAGTAAGATAATAACGTTTCTTTACTTCATTGGACCATTTGTAGGAGTAATAAACACAGTAAGGTGTCGGGAATAGCGAAGGGAAAGGGTGAAGCTGGCGAGGGTGGTTCCAGACAACATTGTGTGCAAGAGGTTACCAGTTCTACGATCAACGACAGGCTCTCCGTGGAGGTGGAAGTGTGTAATCTTCGAGCAAAATACAGACTTGATCCACTAAAGGAACCTGCCAAGGAGCTCATTCAAAGTGCTCCAGTCAATACTGGTGTCGATTCAAGAAAAAGCTACCATGCATCTGTTTACAGGGCCTCTCTCCAATCATCTGCATCCAGGAGGTAAATCTGAAGTGTGTTTTATGAATATGAACACGTATTTTACCATAAAAACCTATATGATTAGGGAGCAAGTATGATACTAACGTTTCTTTACTTGATTGGACCATGGGTAGGAGTAATAAACATAGTAAGGTGTCGGGAAAAGCGAAGGGAAAGGGTGTAGCTGGCGAGGGGGTTTCCAGACAACGTTGTGTGCAAGAGGTTACCAGGTCTACGATCAACGACAGGCTCTccgtggagaaaggaaagaataaactTTGGCAGAACGAAGATAGGTTAATTCGTCCGACCCAAGGTGTGGTGATCAATGAGGGCATGGAAGGCAAACGCAAGAGAGGAGGTCATCGCGAAGTTGATGCCGGAGGTAACGGGAAACTAAAGGGTAAGGCTATAGGTTCTTCGGAAGCCCCCGATGCTCAAAGCGTCGACTATGAATTCACAAGTATATCATCCAACAACAATAGGTAAATCTATTTTGAACGTATATTATATTGAAATAAGTTGCTTCGATGTTGAGTTGGAAGTTTCTAAACAAAGTTTATATGATGTTTTGGCTTTGGTACAGGGTGTACACTACGATCATTGTGAATCAGGATGAAGAGTATTGGGTTAGAGAAGTGTTTGATGCAAAGAAGATGCGCAAGAATGTGATGGTATgtcttgtttttatttgatttcctATAACAGCAGAAGTCAGTTGTTTATTTTAAAGAATCTGACATTCTGTGAAAACCTTTGCAGCAATTTCCAGCAAATGTGATTGATAGTTGCCTTCTCCGCCAAATTTCAAACATTGTTTTACTTGACTGTGATAAGGGTGAACCATACTACTGTGAGATAAAGAAGagggaagagaagaaggaaaCATATCTGTGTGGGGCGTGGTTTGATTACGTAAGGAAAGCTGATTTGAAGGTCGGTGACAAACTCCATTTTGTCATCCGATACCCACCGGTGGAGGAAATATTGGTATATGTTGAGCGTAGGGCTGCAACCCCATAGGGGCACCGAGGAGGATCATAGTTGCAATGGTTTTTTTGAAAGTTACTATttgtaatattataattttatattgtaaACAATTATGGAAGtttattaagttttatttatAATGTTCCAGATACAATGTTAGTTGTGATGTGAAGTGAAGTATATTGGGTATTTTGTATGTGTTTGTTAAGTTTTAATGTAAGTGATTGTTATTGCTGGGAAATTTTATGGTTGACCCCAGTTTATTAAGATTGGGCCCTTTTTGTGGTTGTATTAATCATAGCACATTCTGTTGTTTATCTGCATGatttatatactttttatatCAAAAAGTATTTGTACGGAGTAAGGATCCATGCAAAAACCCATGCAATGCTCAAAATTCAGGGGGTGCAAAAATGAAAAAGCATGAATATGCAAAGTATTTTCCGGATTAAGGTTTCTGTTACTAATGACCTAATTTATGGTTGTTGTTGTTCACGTTTCTGTTCCTAATGACCTAAtttatggttgttgttgttgtttatgctttTGTTACTAATGCCTTGATTTATCAGAAAACAAATTATTCATTTATAGAAAAAAGAAACTTCTCATCTGAAATATTTGTAGTGAGTAAACTGCTAACTGAATGATGCAAAATGCtaagatttaatttaatattatacacAAGAGATACAATACTTCATTACACTGCAAACGTACATAATGAAACTCAACATTTGATTCATTTCAACACCAAAACAGacaacatcaaaacaaactacATACCAACTACTTAACAAAACATCAAAGAAAATTACTTTCCATCTTCAACCAAGTTTAATTATACGCCTAAAATTATTCGTATTACATCATAAAACGAACAAACATTCTTGTAGGAGGATCTGCCACAGTGCACTCAAGAACATCACCAGCCCTCAGACGAGTTGCTTTAACATACTCATACCAACCTAAGCAAAGATATCTCTCCCCTGGCCTCCTACCAGTCTTCAACACACATGGGTAAACAGCATCGGTATGAACATCGACAATGTCTATCTCAGTTTGCAACGGCAATAACCAATTGGCAGCAACATTAGATGGAAAGTGCTGCATTTTATATATGTTTCATAGCACAAAATCATTATCAATACATGCATATCTAACATACCAACATGTCGATTAAAATAACCGGTCCAGATTACTTACGAAAACATTCTTTCCTCTTACACAAGCAGCAGTGACACGATAATTGAATGAAATGCCATTTTCTTCAACCACGGGATCACCGAAATTTTCATCCATCTCTTCTTCACCTTCATCACTTTCAATGTCACTGAGATCAACATTCTGTTCAACCTCATCGTAAACGTAATTACCTAAATACTCAGCCCATTGCTCATCCATCCTTCAAAAAGATAAACATGCAACTATTAAAATTACAAAGCAAACAATGAAATTATACGTAAACGCAAATATGTAAGCAAATGataaacataattacgtatcactTGAAGTCACTGAGTGGGATTCACCACTGGACATTTCTCAAGAGCAAGAACACTTAACAATTCACTTTTATAACAAGATTTTTTTCCTTATGTTATTTTTTCCTCTCTTGGTGGTACTACTACTATATATATTggaaaaattatataggtatagtTACACCTAACCTAAACCTCATTCAATGGCATTAACTTTaggtgaaaaaaaatattaatgcatGATGGTAATATAACCACTACTGCACTCATAGAATTAGGTGACTGACAGTAGAACATATAAACTGTATCAGTGTTGATTTGACTCCACTGAACTTACAAACTATATGCTATGACACAAAAAACCTATATAGATGCATGTATTCTAACCTAAACCTTGTCATACCACTAAAAATCACCTCCAAAGTCATGCCTGGTCAAATTACAGCTACTTATTTGCTCGTTCAAGTACCACCATTGTTCATCAGTCGTTGTGGCCTACCGAAACACGAACCCGAATTTTCCGCAACTGTCGTTGGATATAGTGGGATTAACGGTTGTACATGCATTGGATGCAACATCGGTTGTACCGCTGGCAACACGGGTTGCAATCCATACATTGCAGGCATGGGTATGCTTGTGCTTCCAACTTCCGCACGAGAAGTCGCTGTCACATTCGCGCCACGAGAGTTCGGTGGTTCTGTACATTTATTTTGCACACTACTTCCACCAATGCGACCTCTTTTTCCATTCTTGTTCTGttttaacaaacaaattattCTTGTGATACAAATAATAACACGTTATAATTAATACAGCATATCAGAGcttgtattaaaaaaaaacataatacctTCACAACCTGGCTGAATGAATCAGTTACTGGCCGCGACGTCATACCAACATTTTGTTCAGATGGCGCGTTTTCCGCAACCTGCAAATTATACAACAGAAACTACTATGTTTATCAAAAGAGCAACAGATTGACTCAAACGAACAGAATATAGCTTTCGAAATTACCGAACAACTCCTTGCATTATGAGTTCTACTGTTGCATTTAGAACATCGCCTAATAGATTTTATgtcattctttcttttctttggagCACCTTTGCTATTCACAATATTTGGATCACCTACAACTGAGTTCGATGCCAAAATAGGATCGTCCGTACTGCAATACTTTTTGTGTAACTTCAGAATGTCACCCATTATTTCCCCATAAACACCTTCCCTTTTTGAAGCTTCATTGCAAAAGGCAGTAAATGCAGAACAATATGCACCAAACCGAGCTAGCTCAATCATTTTAGAATCATCAGAACcattacaattcatgttcaagtaCTGAATTTTTGCATCCTTCGTCCATCTCGACAAAATCAAACCGGTGGGAATGAGACTAACATGTTCTTCCTTCATGACACCAAACATATGAGAACATGGAATCCCATGAGAATCCCATAACCTACACTCACATTGAAGTGTTTCACCATCATACACAACCTCTACGTCATAGTTATCACAACAATATTTTGTAAATCGATAAGTCTTAAATCCGTTGCGAATTAACTTTTCCTTAACAATCAATGATCcagccttcactatttcatctctGACTTCCTTGAAAATCTCCATAGTATAAACATTCGCAGCATGGCTCTCAAGGGCACGCAGTTGAGTAGTCATCACAGGTTCTGAAAACTTTGATTTATAATCGGCAATCAGTTCATTGTTTCTATAAGATCTCATAGCCTGATCAAAATTgtgcataaattcaaaaatgcagccTTTCTTCCTGACATAACTCTTGATGACTGCATTGACGGCTTCACATTGAGACGTAGTTCTTATACGTCCAAAAAACTTCTCACGTAGATATGCAGTTGCCCATAGTGACCTGTTCTCGTACGTTTTTGCAACCCAAGGATTTCCTTCAAGTccgttttctttaattatttttgaccaaaactcttcaaattgaTCCTTTGTAAAATTAGAGTACATGGCTTtttgaaaatctttcaaaaatgcCGAGTTCTTTACATTCTCAGACGCATTCTTGTTCAAATGCCAAGCGCATAAACGATGTGTCGCATCCGGAAACACCTGTTTTATAGATTCCCTCATCGCCCCATCTCCGTCTGTTACAACTGCTGCTGGGTATCTATTTTCCATGCACTCTAAAAAACACTCCAACAACCACTTATACGTCTCTGTCGTTTCATCTGACACCAACGCAGCACCAAAAATAACTGTCTGAGAGTGGTGGTTACACCCTGAAAATATAACCAATGGGTAGTTGTATTTGTTCTTCTTGTAAGTCGTGTCGAACGCAATCACATCGCCAAAACAAAAATAGTCAGATCTACTGCTTCCATCAGCCCAAAAAAGAGACTTCATTCGTCCATCCATGTCTACGGCATATTTACCATATAACATGGGATCAGTAGATGACTTCACAGTTAGATAATTTATAGCAGCGGCAACGTCACCATCTTTAATATTAGCACGCATTTTACTATCAAAATAATTGTACAGATCCTTCTTTGTAAACCCAACACGATCGTGTCCACCCTTCTGAGCAACCATGTACCCCATTATATGACAAGTTCTAATTCCATTTGACTGTAGACCGTCAATTTGAGCTCTATCTGCTGCAGTAATCTCACGATAAATGGGGTGTAAGTGGACAAACCTAGATGGTGTTAATTCATGGTTGTGAGCCTCTTCAAAACATGTCACTACATAACTATCCTTCTGGGGGTTGTAATGCACACGAAGCCTAGCGGGACAATTAGTGCGGGTCGTAGGTCTGTGTTCTCTTTTTCTATCAAGCCTCCTTAAGTGTTTTGTATCTCTTAGACCGTGTTTATTGCATACAAACTGCCTCATTATAATTGTTTGTCCATCCTCAGTCGATCTTGTCCTAACATCACTTTTCCTAATGGCAAACCCTTTACATTTAGCATACTTGAAATAAAACACATTAGCTTCATCAACTGTACCGAATTCCATAGCACGAATTTCATCAGCAGTAAGGGCATTAATTTTCACTGTTCTATCACCTACAACTGCATCAAATTCAACAAATTTTTCACCGTGACTATCACCATCGCCATCTCCATCACCATCACTTGAACCTTGGTACGCACTGGACACCGAATTACTATCATCCCGACCATTGTCGGATTCAGAATCAGATGTACCACTGTCACGGCATCGATAGTCGTACGAATCATAATGGTCGGTGTTTTTCATGGTAAACCTGAATTAACACATTTGTTAACACACCAAAAATCAACATAAATCACAGTACCTAATTTCCTATTCAAATCAAAGATACTTAACATAATTGAAATTTCCAAATCATCAAATAGGAAACCCATGTACAGAAAACAATTTCAAGCATCAATCACAATTCCTTATTACGTTATTAAATCAATCGACCTGATTCAAAGGTACCCACCAAAATTAAAATTTCGTAATCATCAAATATAAATCCCATgtaaataaaacaaattcaatcataaaccctaattcccaatcctaaaccctaattcccaatttgAAATCAGTAAAtcttaactattcaaacaaatatAACAACCATTTTATCATTTACCTTTGCAGCAGCGTGCTCAATACGAACCTGTGAATGGGACGCTTACTGTTGTGTTGAGTTTGCAgtgtttggaaaaaatgccaagaTGAGACGATAACTGTTGCGTTGAGTTTGTAGTTGGGAAAAAATGCCAAGATGAGATGATGGATgaagaatttttattttcaatttctgtTCACGATGATGAAGTGAGGGAGATGGAGATGAGTTGATTAATTTGTTGAGTTGATTAATTTGTTGAgttgattaatttgttttaatttaattgattttgtctataaaaatattacattttaaaaacaatattaatatgTTAGGGACTAAGTTGCAATATATAAACTATAAAATTACCACAGTAAGTGTCAATAAGGTCATTTAATGCTTCAGTCCACTGTGGCACTATTAGGGCTTAGGGCTTAATTCTGATTGGTCAGACAGTGACTTCACCACTGAAGTCAAACGGGCGAATGCACCGTAGAATTTCCCTATAGAATACTACTCCTTTTACTATGTTGGTTGGAAAATCGAGAgataaattttgattttcaatattATTGCCATGTAAATAACTCCTACAAACCATTTCCACCATCATTCAGCCATAGTCTCAATTGTCCTATCTGCACATGCACAATCAATGTCATCAACCAGATAAGAATATCTGCAtctgtgttttttttctttcttttcttgcattttactatttatgTCATATATTgtgttatttttaatatatttaatgctATTATTTCTACTAAACaaagtaatataaaaaattaagtaaGAATCCATTTAAAGAAAGCAAATAAACGCAATGGACGTGGCCATGTAGGTGGTCTAAGTTACTGCATGAGTGTGAGAACCGTGTGAGCCATTTAAGCAAAATCACTCAACAGTTTCCGTCTTACTATTCATTTTTCCTAAATATAAAGATTCTGATCACCAAGACATGACTATGACATTCTTCAAAAACTACCTCTTTATAAGGAGCAACTCAACtgtctcaaaattcaactacaaAACAACATGGTTGTCAAAGTATATGGAGCACCGTATGGTAATCCGAAAAGGGTTTTGGCCTGTCTGTTTGAAAAAGAAGTTGAGTTTGAAACAGTTGATATTGATCTCTTCAAGGGAGAACACAAACAACCCGATTTCCTCAAACTGCACCCTTTCGGAGAGGTTCCTCTTATTCAAGATGGTGATTTTATCCTCTATGGTTAGTTACTTCATCCCTTAACAATTTTCTGCcttatttttgtgtgttatatatTCATACTAACGGACTAATAATATTTGAAACCAAATTTTTCAGAGTCTCGAGCAATAATCAGATACTATGCAGAAAAGTACAAGAACCAAGGGACTGATTTGTTAGGAAAGACAATAGAAGAAAGAGGACTTGTGGAACAATGGCTTGAAGTGGAAGCTCATAACTTTCATCCAGCAATCTTCAAGTTGGTCATCAATGTCGTGATTGCTCCATTACTCGGTAATCCTTCTGACCAAAAAGTGATTGAAGAGAGTGAAGAAAAGCTCAAAAAAGTGTTGGATGTTTATGAAGAAAGACTCTCAAAGACAAAGTACTTGGCTGGTGATTTCTTCAGTCTGGCAGATCTAAGTCATCTTGCATTTGGTCACTATTTGGTGAATCAAACTGGGAGAGGAAATTTGGTTAGAGAGAGGAAACATGTGAGTGCTTGGTGGGATGATATTAGTAACAGGCCATCTTGGAAGAAGGTTCTGGAACTATATAACTACCCTATGTAATGGTTTGGTTTGTCAAGAACATTGCAAAGACAGCAAATAAGAGATTCTTCAATGATTTATGTTacttgttttgaaaataaaaatagaggTGATCGAGCGCGATGCAGTGAAGTTCTATTTACTTTGAGTTTGGTTTTGTTCTCCTCAATGTGTTGTTGGAAGCTCCAAATCTATTTATGTTTGCAAATCTGATATCAGTAATAAAATTTGATGTTTGGTCATTTTCAATATTTGAACAAATTTATACAAATGGTTTATGACATGTTATTAAGTTATTTCTTATGATTGTGTATAGttatattaaaagagaaaataGAGATTGAGACATCAGTGTTGGGGCATTCCCAGAGAGAAAGTGAATTAAATCTTAGACTACAATACATCGGAAGAGTTCATATACAAAAATGTCATTAAGCCAATTTTTTAGAACCTAACGAACAAAATTTGAGATGAGTTCACAGTCTTTAGTTCTATCTAGTTACGAGTTATATATTTGGTTTCTACAAGCACAATTCAAATAGAAGTGGCTCCACATTTGTCCAAATTAACAACATATGcatgataaaaaaatcatttggAGAATCATGGACATGCAACTTGTGGCTAAGTTTTTGACTCATTGGACACCTACTTAGGAGCATTATCGGCTAATCTAGGTATCATGATAGAGGGGCATAATAGTATTGTagtattatttattagtattattattattattgggctctaattgtatttgggcttttatattattagtatccattaagaatgttatataaggtagtctcatagagacattgagaatcaatcaatgaaaatcaaagttatcttttaattctattttcttagtttgtttactTATTTCTCTTAGTTTTGTAAGCCTTGTTAGTGTTAGCATTTTGCATCctaacaattggtgctttcatcatgtactcaaatcctcctatggattaCCCTTATCTTACACCTTCATCTCATAAATAGAGCATTCCTCCTACCTATCCCACAAACCCCTCTTTGACAACTCCTACCACACCTTCATTTCCATCCTTTCCATGGGAACTTTTCTCACCCTATTacacaaatccatatgttccaacACCATCACCATATTTGTATTTTAATCATGGATATTCACCACACCCACCTAATCCTAACCCATATTCATTCTATTCAACATCTCATTATTCATACCACTACACCAATTATCACcaacaacttcaaccaacaaAAACCTCATCCAAAATTAAAAGGGATTGTGAGAAGCATTTGCAAGTCTTTCATCCTTGTTTTAAGAAAAGATccaaaaaaaccacaaaaaaacaTGTTGCCCACAATGTGTTTGTTGAAAAACCCTACCAACCACGTTGGCTCTTAGTCGAACTTCGATTCGCCTTAGCTTAAGAAAACAAGCGCTTAATAATAATGTAGGAACTTCTCGTGTCAAATGGATTCCACACACATTTTACAGCACATGTGATGCTTTCCAGCAAGTTGTTTTGAGCAGGCGTGAACTGTTGTCACAAGCTGAtgctgttagacgctggccttaggatctagagggggggtgaatagatcgttcacagttttacggagttaaacaacttttcagcggaagtgattctgaatcgactcgcgtctattccgaaccactatcgaaacgattgtatatgtgtttaaaaccagtcaaaaacttgaggtaagtgataagagtatacgttgcagaatcaaagcgttgctcttattgaaaatcagattaacttcttgtatgatggacaatgtttgcaatgcaataagagtgatagaaacaaatatacaaacacttggtgataatgatcaaattggcagtgattcaatatgtgatggattgtgatgtttatataagttcttaattcacaatcttaacactcgaatcgttgatcaatttgctattataaccaaacatgaacagaacgtaaatgaaaaagtaaaagcgacaagaacacgatatttgtttaggcagttcgtcgatcgtcctcgctacgactacgtctgcccccaattccaaactgaaattgggtaatctttcattaatgttgaaagtagtatatacaaagaagataacaaagcgataaaccataaaccaattatgtcgatcctttgaatcttcttcccccttaatcttgagtcagatcaaggttatccaagagcttcactttgatccctttctgcagtgtcttcaattccctcgaacccttgttcttcaatcttcacactcagccagatcctcgatgaaacctcttgataaaaacccccaagaaacacctatcttggaggacaaaacccgcagattttattcaccaaaaaccccacaaatcttcacccactaggaatcttcaattccgttccatggacgttatcgaactcgatcactaaccctcaacgcaagaatgattatgtgtaatt
This is a stretch of genomic DNA from Vicia villosa cultivar HV-30 ecotype Madison, WI unplaced genomic scaffold, Vvil1.0 ctg.000334F_1_1_2_unsc, whole genome shotgun sequence. It encodes these proteins:
- the LOC131626916 gene encoding uncharacterized protein LOC131626916; the protein is MSSSDRADKLNLQHFDEKKLQQMYLCHKLYLKKRLLQKKKIRKFYSYEEFCKQLVEVCNLRAKYGLDPPKEPAKELIQSAPVNTGVDARKSYHASVYRASLQNDASRRSNKHSKVSGIAKGKGEAGEGGSRQHCVQEVTSSTINDRLSVEVEVCNLRAKYRLDPLKEPAKELIQSAPVNTGVDSRKSYHASVYRASLQSSASRRSNKHSKVSGKAKGKGVAGEGVSRQRCVQEVTRSTINDRLSVEKGKNKLWQNEDRLIRPTQGVVINEGMEGKRKRGGHREVDAGGNGKLKGKAIGSSEAPDAQSVDYEFTSISSNNNR
- the LOC131626913 gene encoding uncharacterized protein LOC131626913 is translated as MMFWLWYRVYTTIIVNQDEEYWVREVFDAKKMRKNVMQFPANVIDSCLLRQISNIVLLDCDKGEPYYCEIKKREEKKETYLCGAWFDYVRKADLKVGDKLHFVIRYPPVEEILVYVERRAATP
- the LOC131626917 gene encoding uncharacterized protein LOC131626917, which codes for MSSGESHSVTSSDTMDEQWAEYLGNYVYDEVEQNVDLSDIESDEGEEEMDENFGDPVVEENGISFNYRVTAACVRGKNVFHFPSNVAANWLLPLQTEIDIVDVHTDAVYPCVLKTGRRPGERYLCLGWYEYVKATRLRAGDVLECTVADPPTRMFVRFMM
- the LOC131626918 gene encoding protein FAR1-RELATED SEQUENCE 5-like; amino-acid sequence: MKNTDHYDSYDYRCRDSGTSDSESDNGRDDSNSVSSAYQGSSDGDGDGDGDSHGEKFVEFDAVVGDRTVKINALTADEIRAMEFGTVDEANVFYFKYAKCKGFAIRKSDVRTRSTEDGQTIIMRQFVCNKHGLRDTKHLRRLDRKREHRPTTRTNCPARLRVHYNPQKDSYVVTCFEEAHNHELTPSRFVHLHPIYREITAADRAQIDGLQSNGIRTCHIMGYMVAQKGGHDRVGFTKKDLYNYFDSKMRANIKDGDVAAAINYLTVKSSTDPMLYGKYAVDMDGRMKSLFWADGSSRSDYFCFGDVIAFDTTYKKNKYNYPLVIFSGCNHHSQTVIFGAALVSDETTETYKWLLECFLECMENRYPAAVVTDGDGAMRESIKQVFPDATHRLCAWHLNKNASENVKNSAFLKDFQKAMYSNFTKDQFEEFWSKIIKENGLEGNPWVAKTYENRSLWATAYLREKFFGRIRTTSQCEAVNAVIKSYVRKKGCIFEFMHNFDQAMRSYRNNELIADYKSKFSEPVMTTQLRALESHAANVYTMEIFKEVRDEIVKAGSLIVKEKLIRNGFKTYRFTKYCCDNYDVEVVYDGETLQCECRLWDSHGIPCSHMFGVMKEEHVSLIPTGLILSRWTKDAKIQYLNMNCNGSDDSKMIELARFGAYCSAFTAFCNEASKREGVYGEIMGDILKLHKKYCSTDDPILASNSVVGDPNIVNSKGAPKKRKNDIKSIRRCSKCNSRTHNARSCSVAENAPSEQNVGMTSRPVTDSFSQVVKNKNGKRGRIGGSSVQNKCTEPPNSRGANVTATSRAEVGSTSIPMPAMYGLQPVLPAVQPMLHPMHVQPLIPLYPTTVAENSGSCFGRPQRLMNNGGT
- the LOC131626914 gene encoding glutathione S-transferase F9-like, whose protein sequence is MVVKVYGAPYGNPKRVLACLFEKEVEFETVDIDLFKGEHKQPDFLKLHPFGEVPLIQDGDFILYESRAIIRYYAEKYKNQGTDLLGKTIEERGLVEQWLEVEAHNFHPAIFKLVINVVIAPLLGNPSDQKVIEESEEKLKKVLDVYEERLSKTKYLAGDFFSLADLSHLAFGHYLVNQTGRGNLVRERKHVSAWWDDISNRPSWKKVLELYNYPM